One Misgurnus anguillicaudatus chromosome 19, ASM2758022v2, whole genome shotgun sequence genomic region harbors:
- the engase gene encoding cytosolic endo-beta-N-acetylglucosaminidase isoform X2, with amino-acid sequence MLNGYLFSSESCLDQPGDQSVHEVISYEPSKLPAKHYDPDTTEPISCSLQSLSELLSWKRHESSPFNVATVPLASRYPPLARSPRKTLVSHDMMGGYLEDRFIQGAEVEMPYAFYHWDYIDIFNYFSHQMVTIPPAVWTNAAHKHGVLSIGTFITEWTDGAKTCEEFLANEESYRGAADKLVQISHCYGFDGWLINIENVLSENAVKNAGLFLRYLTDQMHERVPGSVVIWYDSVLKNGSLNWQNELNDNNRMFFDACDGIFTNYNWTEQSLEWMNSYSGAQDRLADIYVGVDVFARGKVIGGKFETNNALKLIRKHGFSTAIFAPGWVYECNDKTDFRQNQDKFWSLVSDYLYIHRPSSSLPFISSFCQGFGKNLYWKGQVENERSWFNLNAQEIQPLYLSETIGESGWLKTRGCSEDAWIGGSSLMVEGMIPPGLTEVCARIFSLHIPLAARTFVSFVYKPPVGVKVSLELKTIDVPLCTFDGTDEIPSSSVFPEALEEDNQLVEQFTQNCGQWALDGWTTRCFLLKMTGCSIREVCMRVSRDEGEEDVSFSCRIGEIMLMDAESLQAPLGSVQGVCVNDVVWQTGDGDTIKLLLNATLRWQYPAQSVRHFRIHWRRLRGPDPRVPAGPLILIGRCYSTLYRVVELEVPADPGLIELVVEPVTKEGFIVPESHWGRRTLSYSKSAAGKP; translated from the exons ATGTTAAATGGTTATTTGTTCAGCTCTGAGTCTTGCCTGGACCAACCGGGAGATCAAAGTGTTCACGAGGTGATAAGTTATGAACCATCCAAATTGCCAG CAAAACATTATGATCCTGATACAACTGAGCCCATCAGCTGCAGTCTGCAGTCCCTCTCAGAGCTGTTGTCATGGAAACGACATGAGTCGAGCCCATTCAATGTGGCCACAGTGCCATTGGCTAGCAGGTATCCCCCCCTAGCTAGATCCCCCAGAAAGACATTGGTGTCCCATGATATGATGGGTGGCTACCTGGAAGACAG GTTCATTCAAGGTGCAGAGGTCGAGATGCCGTATGCTTTCTATCACTGGGATTATATTGACATCTTTAACTACTTCAGTCATCAAATGGTTACCATTCCCCCTGCAGTCTGGACTAATGCGGCACACAAGCATGGAGTGCTGTCTATCG GCACATTCATCACCGAGTGGACGGATGGAGCAAAGACCTGTGAGGAGTTTCTAGCGAATGAGGAATCTTACCGTGGAGCTGCTGACAAACTGGTGCAGATCTCCCACTGCTATGGCTTTGACGGATGGCTTATTAACATTGAAAATGTCCTGAGT GAAAATGCTGTGAAGAACGCTGGTCTCTTTCTTCGCTACCTCACAGATCAAATGCATGAGCGTGTACCCGGCAGTGTGGTCATCTGGTATGATAGTGTGCTGAAAAATGGCTCACTCAATTGGCAGAATGAACTCAACGATAATAACAG gATGTTTTTTGATGCATGTGATGGAATATTCACTAACTACAATTGGACAGAGCAGAGCCTTGAGTGGATGAATTCATACTCTGGTGCTCAGGACCGCTTGGCTGATATTTATGTTGGTGTTGATGTGTTTGCGAGAGGAAAGGTGATTGGAGGAAAGTTTGAGACCaataat GCTCTGAAACTGATTCGCAAGCATGGATTTTCAACAGCCATCTTTGCTCCCGGTTGGGTGTATGAATGTAACGATAAGACGGATTTCCGCCAAAACCAGGACAA ATTTTGGTCCTTGGTCTCTGATTACCTTTATATCCACCGTCCATCATCCAGTCTTCCTTTCATTTCCTCATTCTGTCAGGGGTTTGGAAAGAATCTTTACTGGAAGGGACAG GTGGAGAACGAGAGAAGCTGGTTCAACCTGAATGCCCAGGAGATTCAGCCTTTGTACTTGTCTGAGACCATTGGGGAAAGCGGTTGGCTGAAAACCCGTGGCTGCTCAGAAGATGCTTGGATAGGAGGCAGCTCTCTGATGGTGGAAGGCATGATTCCACCTGGACTTACTGAAGTCTGTGCAAG GATATTTTCTCTTCACATTCCTTTGGCAGCAAGGACGTTTGTCTCTTTTGTCTACAAGCCACCCGTGGGTGTGAAAGTGTCATTAGAGCTTAAAACTATAGATGTTCCTCTGTGCACATTTGATGGGACTGATGAAATACCAT ctAGCAGTGTTTTTCCAGAAGCATTAGAAGAAGACAACCAGCTAGTTGAGCAGTTTACACAGAATTGTGGCCAGTGGGCTTTAGACGGCTGGACAACACg ATGCTTCTTGTTAAAAATGACGGGCTGCTCGATACGAGAAGTGTGTATGCGTGTATCCCGAGACGAAGGAGAGGAAGACGTTTCCTTCAGTTGCAGGATTGGAGAGATAATG CTCATGGATGCAGAGAGTCTTCAGGCACCACTAGGGTCTGTCCAGGGCGTATGCGTGAATGATGTGGTGTGGCAGACGGGTGACGGAGATACGATCAAGCTCCTCCTGAACGCCACCTTACGCTGGCAGTATCCTGCACAGTCAGTTCGCCATTTCCGGATACACTGGAGGCGCCTCCGTGGTCCCGACCCTCGCGTTCCTGCAGGACCACTGATTCTGATAGGCAGGTGTTACTCAACCCTGTACCGTGTGGTGGAGCTTGAGGTGCCTGCTGATCCAGGTCTCATTGAGCTGGTGGTGGAACCTGTGACCAAAGAGGGTTTCATAGTACCCGAGTCCCACTGGGGCCGACGCACGCTCAGCTATAGTAAGAGTGCTGCAGGGAAGCCGTGA
- the engase gene encoding cytosolic endo-beta-N-acetylglucosaminidase isoform X1, with the protein MTSVKRKGEETTSDHKIPRVDAISSESCLDQPGDQSVHEVISYEPSKLPAKHYDPDTTEPISCSLQSLSELLSWKRHESSPFNVATVPLASRYPPLARSPRKTLVSHDMMGGYLEDRFIQGAEVEMPYAFYHWDYIDIFNYFSHQMVTIPPAVWTNAAHKHGVLSIGTFITEWTDGAKTCEEFLANEESYRGAADKLVQISHCYGFDGWLINIENVLSENAVKNAGLFLRYLTDQMHERVPGSVVIWYDSVLKNGSLNWQNELNDNNRMFFDACDGIFTNYNWTEQSLEWMNSYSGAQDRLADIYVGVDVFARGKVIGGKFETNNALKLIRKHGFSTAIFAPGWVYECNDKTDFRQNQDKFWSLVSDYLYIHRPSSSLPFISSFCQGFGKNLYWKGQVENERSWFNLNAQEIQPLYLSETIGESGWLKTRGCSEDAWIGGSSLMVEGMIPPGLTEVCARIFSLHIPLAARTFVSFVYKPPVGVKVSLELKTIDVPLCTFDGTDEIPSSSVFPEALEEDNQLVEQFTQNCGQWALDGWTTRCFLLKMTGCSIREVCMRVSRDEGEEDVSFSCRIGEIMLMDAESLQAPLGSVQGVCVNDVVWQTGDGDTIKLLLNATLRWQYPAQSVRHFRIHWRRLRGPDPRVPAGPLILIGRCYSTLYRVVELEVPADPGLIELVVEPVTKEGFIVPESHWGRRTLSYSKSAAGKP; encoded by the exons ATGACTAGCGTAAAACGAAAAGGGGAAGAAACTACAAGCGACCACAAGATTCCTAGAGTCGACGCGATAAG CTCTGAGTCTTGCCTGGACCAACCGGGAGATCAAAGTGTTCACGAGGTGATAAGTTATGAACCATCCAAATTGCCAG CAAAACATTATGATCCTGATACAACTGAGCCCATCAGCTGCAGTCTGCAGTCCCTCTCAGAGCTGTTGTCATGGAAACGACATGAGTCGAGCCCATTCAATGTGGCCACAGTGCCATTGGCTAGCAGGTATCCCCCCCTAGCTAGATCCCCCAGAAAGACATTGGTGTCCCATGATATGATGGGTGGCTACCTGGAAGACAG GTTCATTCAAGGTGCAGAGGTCGAGATGCCGTATGCTTTCTATCACTGGGATTATATTGACATCTTTAACTACTTCAGTCATCAAATGGTTACCATTCCCCCTGCAGTCTGGACTAATGCGGCACACAAGCATGGAGTGCTGTCTATCG GCACATTCATCACCGAGTGGACGGATGGAGCAAAGACCTGTGAGGAGTTTCTAGCGAATGAGGAATCTTACCGTGGAGCTGCTGACAAACTGGTGCAGATCTCCCACTGCTATGGCTTTGACGGATGGCTTATTAACATTGAAAATGTCCTGAGT GAAAATGCTGTGAAGAACGCTGGTCTCTTTCTTCGCTACCTCACAGATCAAATGCATGAGCGTGTACCCGGCAGTGTGGTCATCTGGTATGATAGTGTGCTGAAAAATGGCTCACTCAATTGGCAGAATGAACTCAACGATAATAACAG gATGTTTTTTGATGCATGTGATGGAATATTCACTAACTACAATTGGACAGAGCAGAGCCTTGAGTGGATGAATTCATACTCTGGTGCTCAGGACCGCTTGGCTGATATTTATGTTGGTGTTGATGTGTTTGCGAGAGGAAAGGTGATTGGAGGAAAGTTTGAGACCaataat GCTCTGAAACTGATTCGCAAGCATGGATTTTCAACAGCCATCTTTGCTCCCGGTTGGGTGTATGAATGTAACGATAAGACGGATTTCCGCCAAAACCAGGACAA ATTTTGGTCCTTGGTCTCTGATTACCTTTATATCCACCGTCCATCATCCAGTCTTCCTTTCATTTCCTCATTCTGTCAGGGGTTTGGAAAGAATCTTTACTGGAAGGGACAG GTGGAGAACGAGAGAAGCTGGTTCAACCTGAATGCCCAGGAGATTCAGCCTTTGTACTTGTCTGAGACCATTGGGGAAAGCGGTTGGCTGAAAACCCGTGGCTGCTCAGAAGATGCTTGGATAGGAGGCAGCTCTCTGATGGTGGAAGGCATGATTCCACCTGGACTTACTGAAGTCTGTGCAAG GATATTTTCTCTTCACATTCCTTTGGCAGCAAGGACGTTTGTCTCTTTTGTCTACAAGCCACCCGTGGGTGTGAAAGTGTCATTAGAGCTTAAAACTATAGATGTTCCTCTGTGCACATTTGATGGGACTGATGAAATACCAT ctAGCAGTGTTTTTCCAGAAGCATTAGAAGAAGACAACCAGCTAGTTGAGCAGTTTACACAGAATTGTGGCCAGTGGGCTTTAGACGGCTGGACAACACg ATGCTTCTTGTTAAAAATGACGGGCTGCTCGATACGAGAAGTGTGTATGCGTGTATCCCGAGACGAAGGAGAGGAAGACGTTTCCTTCAGTTGCAGGATTGGAGAGATAATG CTCATGGATGCAGAGAGTCTTCAGGCACCACTAGGGTCTGTCCAGGGCGTATGCGTGAATGATGTGGTGTGGCAGACGGGTGACGGAGATACGATCAAGCTCCTCCTGAACGCCACCTTACGCTGGCAGTATCCTGCACAGTCAGTTCGCCATTTCCGGATACACTGGAGGCGCCTCCGTGGTCCCGACCCTCGCGTTCCTGCAGGACCACTGATTCTGATAGGCAGGTGTTACTCAACCCTGTACCGTGTGGTGGAGCTTGAGGTGCCTGCTGATCCAGGTCTCATTGAGCTGGTGGTGGAACCTGTGACCAAAGAGGGTTTCATAGTACCCGAGTCCCACTGGGGCCGACGCACGCTCAGCTATAGTAAGAGTGCTGCAGGGAAGCCGTGA
- the slc16a3a gene encoding monocarboxylate transporter 4-like has product MGGVALDEGNSGVKAPDGGWGWAVLFGCFVITGFSYAFPKAVSVFFKELIIEFGVGYSDTALISSILLAMLYGTGPLCSILVNRFGCRPVMLVGGLFASLGMILASFATNIMHIYLCTGVITGLGLALNFQPSLIMLNRYFSEKRPLANGLAAAGSPVALCCLSPLGQVLQYKYGWRGGFLILGGILLNCCACGALMRPLVAPKKTETLEIENTDKKIKPKSKLLDFSVFRDRGFVIYTVAASIMVLGLFVPPVFVVSYAKELGYEDTKSSLLLTILGFIDIFARPTCGIIAGLKWVRPRCVYLFSFALLFNGVTDLVGSMSKDYNSLVVFCVFFGISYGMVGALQFEVLMAVVGTAKFSSAIGLVLLVEAIAVLVGPPSAGRLLDYTKNYMYVFLIAGIEVVISAVVLAICNFLCIKMKKEEASEAAAESGEVEVKNQSTEEPHNANGNSKQIDLSDLTPENVDPTEVETFLKDKNEPNVACSTETDP; this is encoded by the exons ATGGGTGGAGTGGCATTGGATGAGGGCAACAGTGGAGTAAAAGCCCCAGACGGTGGCTGGGGTTGGGCTGTGCTCTTTGGATGCTTTGTTATCACAGGTTTCTCCTATGCCTTTCCAAAGGCAGTTAGTGTTTTCTTTAAAGAGCTTATTATAGAGTTTGGTGTGGGCTACAGTGATACAGCATTGATCTCCTCCATCCTTCTGGCTATGCTGTATGGGACTG GGCCTTTATGCAGTATCCTAGTAAATCGATTTGGGTGTCGACCAGTGATGTTGGTGGGTGGTCTCTTTGCATCACTGGGAATGATTTTGGCATCGTTTGCCACAAACATCATGCACATTTACTTGTGTACAGGAGTCATAACAG GTCTCGGTTTGGCTCTGAACTTCCAGCCATCACTCATTATGCTAAATCGATATTTCAGCGAGAAGCGACCGCTTGCTAATGGCCTGGCAGCAGCCGGGAGCCCAGTGGCCTTGTGCTGTCTCTCCCCTCTGGGCCAGGTCCTTCAGTATAAATATGGCTGGAGAGGGGGCTTCCTTATCCTGGGGGGGATTCTGCTGAACTGTTGTGCCTGCGGGGCTTTAATGAGGCCTCTGGTCGCACCAAAGAAGACAGAGACTCTTGAGATtgaaaacacagacaaaaaaatcaaaccaaAATCAAAGTTGCTGGACTTTAGTGTTTTCAGAGATCGCGGATTTGTCATTTACACCGTGGCTGCCTCCATCATGGTGCTTGGCTTGTTCGTGCCTCCGGTGTTTGTGGTGAGCTACGCCAAAGAGCTCGGATACGAGGACACAAAATCTTCCCTCCTGCTTACCATTCTGGGTttcattgacatttttgcacgGCCCACGTGTGGCATCATTGCAGGACTCAAGTGGGTCCGTCCACGCTGTGTATATCTCTTCAGTTTCGCTCTATTATTCAACGGCGTCACAGATTTGGTGGGGTCCATGTCTAAAGACTACAACTCTCTGGTGGTCTTCTGCGTCTTCTTCGGCATCTCTTACGGCATGGTGGGTGCCTTGCAGTTTGAGGTTCTTATGGCTGTTGTGGGCACAGCGAAGTTCTCGAGCGCCATTGGTTTAGTTCTCCTCGTCGAAGCCATTGCTGTTCTGGTTGGACCTCCCTCTGCTG GGCGTCTCTTGGACTACACTAAGAATTACATGTACGTGTTCTTAATCGCCGGGATTGAAGTTGTGATTTCTGCGGTAGTACTGGCCATATGTAACTTTCTGTGCATAAAGATGAAGAAGGAAGAAGCATCAGAAGCTGCAGCAGAGTCTGGAGAGGTCGAGGTGAAGAATCAGTCCACAGAGGAGCCACACAATGCCAATGGAAACTCCAAGCAAATAGATTTAAGTGATTTGACACCTGAAAATGTGGATCCAACAGAGGTGGAAACGTTCCTCAAAGACAAAAATGAGCCGAACGTTGCCTGTAGTACAGAAACTGACCCATAA
- the scpep1 gene encoding retinoid-inducible serine carboxypeptidase, which produces MSPSWIMLVVALLALSFYKGSCVPVQAKESWGYVDVRDGAHMFWWLYYANSSSASYTDLPLVMWLQGGPGGSGCGFGNFEEIGPLDRDLKPRETSWVRESSVLFVDNPVGTGYSYTDSEDALTKDVAMVASDMIVLLKNFFSLKTEFQNIPFYIFSESYGGKMAAAISLELTKAIQVGSIKCNFAGVALGDSWISPIDSVMTWGPYLYSTSLLDDNGLEEVNKAAKQVQQALDQGQYEKATEMWSITENVIERNTNGVNFYNILTQDPDEMVKSSHDQREDGFLSSLMRRHIRPLHRQSLSELMNGPIRQKLGVIPKNVTWGGQAGAVFASMAGDFMVPVVNIVDELLAAGVNVTVYNGQLDLIVDTMGQELWVKQLKWDGLKYFNSIKWTALEDPQQPNQTGAFYKTYKNFAFYWILKAGHMIPSDQGPMALRMLKMVTQKE; this is translated from the exons ATGTCGCCCTCGTGGATCATGCTGGTTGTAGCGCTGCTTGCTCTGAGTTTTTATAAAG GTAGCTGTGTCCCAGTTCAAGCCAAAGAATCATGGGGTTACGTGGATGTTCGTGATGGAGCTCATATGTTCTGGTGGCTTTACTACGCCAACAGCTCCAGTGCCAGTTATACAGATCTACCTCTGGTTATGTGGCTGCAG GGTGGTCCTGGGGGATCCGGCTGTGGTTTTGGCAACTTCGAGGAAATTGGACCCTTGGATAGAGACCTCAAGCCTAGAGAAACCTCTTGG GTGCGTGAATCCAGTGTGCTATTTGTGGATAACCCAGTGGGCACCGGCTACAGTTACACAGACTCTGAAGATGCCCTCACCAAGGACGTCGCAATGGTGGCATCAGACATGATTGTCCTCCTCAAGAACTTTTTCTCTTTAAAGACAGAATTTCAA AATATCCCTTTCTACATATTTTCTGAGTCTTATGGAGGCAAAATGGCGGCAGCTATTTCCCTCGAGCTCACAAAG GCAATTCAAGTGGGTTCAATCAAGTGTAATTTTGCTGGGGTTGCATTAGGAGACTCATGGATCTCTCCTATAG ATTCAGTCATGACCTGGGGTCCATATCTTTACAGCACA TCTCTGTTGGATGACAATGGACTGGAGGAAGTCAATAAAGCAGCAAAGCAGGTGCAGCAGGCTCTAGATCAGGGCCAGTATGAAAAAGCCACTGAGATGTGGTCCATCACAGAGAATGTGATCGAACGG AACACAAATGGTGTCAATTTCTACAACATCCTCACCCAAGACCCAGATGAGATGGTGAAAAGCAGTCATGATCAAAGAGAAGATGGATTTCTCT CCTCGTTGATGAGACGTCACATTCGCCCTTTGCACCGTCAGTCTCTTTCAGAGTTGATGAATGGACCAATCAGGCAAAAGCTTGGTGTCATACCAAAGAATGTCACATGGGGAG GACAGGCCGGGGCTGTATTTGCTAGCATGGCAGGAGATTTTATGGTGCCTGTGGTGAACATCGTAGATGAGCTTCTGGCTGCAGGGGTCAATGTCACCGTATACAACGGCCAGCTGGATCTTATTGTGGACACAATGG gTCAGGAACTGTGGGTCAAACAGCTGAAATGGGATGGACTCAAATACTTTAACAGTATAAAATGGACAGCACTGGAAGATCCACAACAACCAAACCAAACTGGAGCTTTCTATAAAACCTACAAGAACTTTGCCTTCTACTGGATCCTTAAAGCTGGCCACATG ATCCCGTCTGATCAGGGACCGATGGCTTTACGGATGTTGAAGATGGTGACTCAGAAGGAGTGA